The region CATGGCCTGGAAAGCAGTCTAACATGGAAAATTCCCTTAAGAACAGTCAAATAAATCAAAACCTTGTGAGTTTCAAcaagacctgggttaaatacataattgctttggattcaaatacttttccgtgcTCTAGTGATCTTTCCTGGCACAACTGAGCCAATCGAGCAGACCATAAGGTGGAGTTCGCACTttttttagagcacttcataggttccaaaacaccagacaagaacagtaaagcttagaaaaatatttgaatccagaacaattacatACTTGACCCGGCTCAGGTTTCAACACGGATTCTATTTGGGCAGCATGTTGAAGCCAGCGTTGGCACATGCAGTACCTCCACAGAGACAGACTGGATATACGTTTCCCTCTCTTCGGTCCAACACTCGTCCCACTCGTGTCTGATTCCCTTAATGGCCTGAATGAGCTTCTCCTGAGGTGACCGGACAAAGAGAGCAGGGGGATGTGAGAGCACGGACAGGACTGACAGGAAGAAACAGGAAGAACAATGAATaatatcacactcacacatcttATTTTGTAGGTGAGTTTATTATTGTCCATGTAcgttagtgtgtatgtgtatgtgtgtgtgagtgagtgtggtgggcatgtatgtgtacgtgagtgtgcgcatgtgtgtgtatatataatgtatgtTTACATACGTATGTCatataaatgtcatttttagtATCATATTAATTGATTGATATGcaaggcttttaaaaaaaaactggagtACACATACGTACATTACATGCAATCAGTAAAATCAGCAATTACATTTTAGGAAGGTATTGGAAGTTGTGTGGTCGGCGGTAACATAAAAACTCGGCAAAAGCACACAAAATTACCATACAGATAGCAAAAGCAAACGTGCTGGGCTTACCCTGTGGTCTGTCAGAAGACTGTTATTGCAGTAGTTGTTTGTGTCCTTAATATGATTGTTTGACATTCCAATTTCTTCGAATGGGACTTGTAAAGAGCAGCGAGACTGGGACTGAACGAAGGAGCAGAAGGAGGGGTTATAAAAGAGAGTGATGGGTAAGCGTGACGGAGTGGTAGCAAGGGTGCGTGATAGAAGGACAAGGGAAGGCAAATAAAtcaaggcagagagggagagagagagagagggagagagagcaggaaggtAGAGACAGGCatgaagattaaaaaaagaaaaattgacaGATGGAATATGGCATGTCTACAAAGAAAATACCATTCTGAGAAACAGAGTAAAAAAGATAAGAGATAAATTGTTCACACACGTAGTTGGACGTTGGACGGTGAAGTGCATTAATTGTTGGGTGGATGTGGCGGGGGGGGCATTCATATctggggtttggggaggggggggggggggggggcggtggtttGCAAAGGCCACAGCTGTTTGAGAGGGCAGCATAACAGATTTATGACATTGAGCATCCAGGAGAGAACTTTCTATTCCTGTCTGCCGGTATCCAGGAAATGGGAAATGGAAAAGAGGGAGTAAAATGGAGCAGAGTGGCTATAACAGGACAAAAGAGATGGCAGTGAATAGGGATGTGtgtaaaataatatgttttgtTACCACTGCCTAAAGTTGTGGGGGACACAGTGCTTACCAGAAGAAGAATCCATAGCTTCCAACTGTAATCTtcccaacaaaaaaaatgtcagtcCAGAACATTGATTTTATAGACAATTGGGGAatgattaaatatattattatttcacatGTAGGATTTTATCAGCAAATTTCAATTTTTAGTTCCCTAATGTTAAACACTGACTTGCATTCAGAAACCATCACTTAAACTGCACAGCCTTTATGGCAGAGCATTGCAGATTCAAGCAGATTCAATTTTCCAGATTAACCACAGGAGTATGCTATTGCGTAGGGAGTTCAGAAATGTCCtgatgatttttattattaccgttattattttaattttcccCTCAGATGTAGTTTTCTCTTATTTCCTATTTGAGGACATTACAATGGCGTATACGCACACAAAAACTCCATTACCCACAATTACAATGGCAGCCTGTTCCGGCAAATGAACTATATATCAGCGGAAGTAAACAACAAGCACATTACGCGACGTCgctgctgtttgtttttgggaATATCAGGTAAAAGAAAGATATATATTGGTCTACTTTTTGTTGTTCTAGGTTTGTCGTATGTTGTGTATTAAAAATATCACATCGTGAGTTTATCATAAGCGTATGGGCCATTTATATTTTAGAATCTGACTGACGTACagcagctagctagcaaggGCTGGTTCACGGACTAGCTGCCTGGGACTAACTTCAGCATCTAGCTACCACCAATGACGTTTGGGAAAGGTCAATAACACAAGAAAAAGTTAGCATATAAACATACCGTATTTtactattactgaacgtggtgGGAACTATAGCAAGTTAAGTAGCAGTCACATCACAAAAGTAGCCTCgctcgctaacgttagctacttgATATAGCCAGTCATGTCCTAACTTATAAGTTTTCCAATGACACCAGGAGAACAAATTGTGCAGCTACGATATAGTAGCTTGTTGGCTAACTGTCCCATGCCGTGTATTAGTTTTTTGGTTTCAGTTGAAATGAACGGCCAAGCCGAAATAGACGTGGACTACAAACGGAAATACAAAAACCTCAAGCGCAAATTGAAATTCCTGGTCTACGTAAGTGTTTCAAATCCTCACCAATTGTACGTGTCTACGCTTGATAGGGTTGACCGAGAATGCAATAACGCTGAAACGATATCTAGCCGGTCTTAATTCCGCGCTCTGTGTTCATGCAGGAACAGGAATGCTTCCAGGAAGAGCTGAGGAGAGCCCAAAGGAAGCTGCTCAAGGTTTCCAGAGATAAGAGGTGAGGAAGACTTCAACAAAGAACACCTGACGCCTGTATCACGAAGTAGGATTACTGGGTTGggtggataactgcacaaagtaaagcCAGGGactgctttttttaaacttcactccatgttccagatttgggaagaTTCTTGGTTATCTGTAATCCTGCTGCATGATATAGAAACATTATGTGCTACACATTATGTGTTTAATGACTGTGGTATTCCCTCTTCTTTTGCAGTTTTCTGCTGGACAGATTGTTACAGTATGAAAGAGTTGATGAAGACTCCTCGGGTAAGTCCCCGATACGCCGTTTTAATTTTAACTATGCCTTTGCGCCAACCGTGGTTGTTTTTGTCTGGATTTCAGCCAAAATGCATAGCCGGACTTGGTGCGTAttagtttttgttgttgttagcaATGACACGCTGAAAGTTGTGAGGAATGGTGGTGTGGTGTTCTTTGTATGCTGCAGACTCCGATGCCACGGCCTCCTCAGAGaacagcgagggagagggacagagagaacgGGAGAGTGGGAAGaagtgagtgtgagaaaagacCTGCATGAATCTCAGTGTCCGCATTCATCGTGTACCATAATTGCCGCTGTGACCTGAGCTATAGTGGTGTGTGTCCATATGAATGTATACAGTTAGAATATGCATTTTGGGTAATTTTTCATGCACTCTTGGAACATTGTTCTACCCGTTTTGTTGACAGGAGGAGAAGCAGCCCCAGTGTTCCTGCCCCTCCTCCTTCCTCATCCCCCCatctttccctcctctctcactctggggTGAACCCGCTTCAGTCACCAGCCTCTACGCCCTACCTCAACACCGTAAGTGCACACCAGTGTCCTTCTCGCTGTATTGGGATAAAAGATCTAACATCTGTGGGCTCATCACATCACCCAGACGTTTACCCCAAATTCATTACTGCTCATTAATTGCCATTATTGCGTTAATCTCACTTTTTGATTGAATTGCCATTGGTGCTCTCGGTATGATTTGTCATGTGTTTGTTGCCTATTTTGCCATCCTATTCATGTcctgtttctccctcccccccccccccccccccccccccctccctttttttttttccttccctttCGAATCTTCACATTTTGTGTTGGGGAAACATGCTATGTGTGCGGGGGCCATTTTGTGTGCATGGCGGGTAGCTGCCCTTCCCCCCAGAGTATTTGGCTCCCCAAGCTGAACGagtgaagaaagagagaaagacaaagacGGCCAAACACAAGAGAGACGCTGCGGGGAAGGtgagcgggagggggagggggcgaggACGGTGACGGTGGCGGTGGCGGTGGCGTGCGTGTGCGCTACAGAGAGCCGTTTATAGGCACACGGCACATACTATTCCCTCCACTGCTCAGTATGCATAAGCTTGCCAGCCAGTAAAATAAGCCGTCAGTGTTCATTATATATAGACATGCAGGCATCCTACACAGGGGCTTGCAGAAATCCTTGCTCATTGGTAATAGGCTTGCCAGGATTGTTTAGGTATGAAGGCTAATGGAGAGCTATACGTTGTGTGGGAACTTTGTAGCTCCAGTGTAGAGGAAGTCTTGGGCATAGCTTTAGCTTAAGACCACAGCCATCAGAATTTGCTAGAAGCACTGTGTACATCTCATGTTGTGTCAAATGTTCTTTCTTTTACATTTGCGTGCAGTTTGcttcattgcattgcattagaGCATAGAGGTAAGGAACTGGGCGTGTACCCTAAAGGTggctggtttgattcccaggtcaCTGtgattgtacccttgagcatggTCCTCAAACCTAAAATTGCTTTAGTATCCAGTTATATAAATAGAtgtaatgggaaaaaaaaaaattcaaaaaattgtgtaagtcactctggattggagcgtctgctaaatgccagtactgtaatgtacacagTCAATACCACACGGCTAACCCTAACTCTACACTGCTATGCCTATAACTAGGGCCACCAGTTTGTCTCCCCTTGTTTTCTCATGAAGCAAACTTCTTGGAGCAGTGGTACTCAATCCTGGTCCCTTTAAGGTCAGTGACCCATTCGGACCAAAGAAGCCAGGTGACCTGAGGCGACTAACCAACTATTTTAACCGATCGGCTGCCGTCCTACTCAAGTTCGAGCAGAACAACCAAGCCACCAGACCCCGTGGCGCTCCAGAGCCACAGGCTCAAAGACAAGCATTTACCCTTCTGTCCATGTTCACtttatttcctctctctccccatatTAGATCAGCTTACCGTTTTTATAAATGTCTCAAGTGGAAACTCTTGTATGGTATTGCATAATTAGTCCCTTGACTGTGCCGTTGGAGTGCCTATGGGGACCCCTGGTGGATAACCAtagaaatacaagtttaaaTCCCTGCAGATCTCGTGGTGGAGACAAACAGGTGGCCCTACCTATAGCTATTACCTATATGCACAATATGAGTCTGTTTTGAGCTTTTTAAAGGTCAAAAATAAGATTACATCAGATTTTTGAACGGCcaaactgcactgcaaaactGGCCAGTTGCACAATGTCCAGTGACCACAGCTGCCATGTTAACATGATTTCCATCACGCTGTGCATATTGGGGGTTTTTCCTCATTCTTTGGAGCACGGGTATGTGACACGGCCGCGTCACTGCTGTGTCCCCTCCGTCGGTTTGGGAGCTCACGCCTCGCCAGCtgtcaccccacacacacacacacacacacacacacacacacacacacacacacacacacacacacacacacacacacacccccctagCACAGCTGCGTCAGTGGCCCTACACGCCCTGTACACGTGCTACAGGAAGCCCAGCTATATCTGTATATTTCACTGGGCGGTGTAGCGCTTTGAGTTCAT is a window of Conger conger chromosome 1, fConCon1.1, whole genome shotgun sequence DNA encoding:
- the ino80e gene encoding INO80 complex subunit E isoform X1; the protein is MNYISAEVNNKHITRRRCCLFLGISVEMNGQAEIDVDYKRKYKNLKRKLKFLVYEQECFQEELRRAQRKLLKVSRDKSFLLDRLLQYERVDEDSSDSDATASSENSEGEGQRERESGKKRRSSPSVPAPPPSSSPHLSLLSHSGVNPLQSPASTPYLNTLPFPPEYLAPQAERVKKERKTKTAKHKRDAAGKVVGPSGSSYPGGQAGPAASSAPFSWVPRQMLSGDVAEEEGESEGDSDRGEEERGEEEAELVIDIPNE
- the ino80e gene encoding INO80 complex subunit E isoform X2, producing MNGQAEIDVDYKRKYKNLKRKLKFLVYEQECFQEELRRAQRKLLKVSRDKSFLLDRLLQYERVDEDSSDSDATASSENSEGEGQRERESGKKRRSSPSVPAPPPSSSPHLSLLSHSGVNPLQSPASTPYLNTLPFPPEYLAPQAERVKKERKTKTAKHKRDAAGKVVGPSGSSYPGGQAGPAASSAPFSWVPRQMLSGDVAEEEGESEGDSDRGEEERGEEEAELVIDIPNE